One window of the Conexibacter sp. SYSU D00693 genome contains the following:
- a CDS encoding circularly permuted type 2 ATP-grasp protein: MVEPFAVREPNVYRPSRGGFDEVFALGGIPREHAQALVAELARLGPAQLAEAGRLRDAIFVQQGITFDATGEDGPVRDRPFPLDLVPRILPADEWASIERGLEQRIRALNHFVDDVYHGREVVRAGVVPWRLVVSRSHFARAVHGVRPPGGVYCHVAGCDLVRDADGSWKVLEDNVRTPSGISYVLENRVAMTRLVPRLFQHYRPRPVDHYPQLLLAALRAVAPGADEEATVVVWTPGPHNSAYFEHAFLARQMGVELVEATDLVVRDDVLYMRTTAGLRRVHAVYRRLDDDFADPLEFRPDSLLGVPGLVRAYRAGTVAVANAFGTGVADDKAIYHYVPAMIRFYLGEEPILDNVETYLMSDRAAREHALSRMDELVFKPTGESGGKGVFIGPQTEPDVLAGLADVVRAQPDRWIAQEVVQLSTVPTAGPDGRIAPRHVDLRPFAVFGEGITIVPGGLTRVAMVEGSMVVNSSRGGGSKDTWVLEPGDRPGPRPADELPPPVVPLPGLRQGSDWTGQQQQQQQGRG, encoded by the coding sequence GTGGTCGAGCCGTTCGCCGTCCGGGAGCCCAACGTCTACCGCCCCAGCCGCGGCGGCTTCGACGAGGTCTTCGCGCTCGGCGGGATCCCGCGCGAGCACGCCCAGGCGCTCGTCGCCGAGCTCGCCCGCCTCGGGCCCGCCCAGCTCGCCGAGGCCGGCCGCCTGCGCGACGCGATCTTCGTCCAGCAGGGCATCACGTTCGACGCCACGGGCGAGGACGGGCCCGTGCGCGACCGGCCGTTCCCGCTCGACCTCGTCCCGCGGATCCTCCCGGCCGACGAGTGGGCGTCGATCGAGCGCGGCCTCGAGCAGCGCATCCGCGCGCTCAACCACTTCGTCGACGACGTCTACCACGGGCGCGAGGTCGTCCGGGCGGGCGTCGTGCCGTGGCGCCTGGTCGTCTCGCGCAGCCACTTCGCCCGCGCGGTGCACGGAGTGCGACCGCCCGGCGGCGTCTACTGCCACGTCGCCGGCTGCGACCTCGTCCGCGACGCCGACGGCTCGTGGAAGGTCCTCGAGGACAACGTCCGCACGCCCTCAGGCATCTCCTACGTCCTCGAGAACCGCGTGGCGATGACCCGCCTGGTCCCGCGGCTGTTCCAGCACTACCGGCCGCGGCCCGTCGACCACTACCCGCAGCTCCTGCTCGCCGCCCTGCGCGCCGTCGCGCCGGGTGCCGACGAGGAGGCGACGGTCGTCGTCTGGACGCCCGGCCCGCACAACTCGGCGTACTTCGAGCACGCGTTCCTCGCGCGCCAGATGGGGGTCGAGCTCGTCGAGGCGACCGACCTCGTCGTCCGCGACGACGTCCTCTACATGCGCACGACCGCCGGCCTGCGCCGCGTGCACGCCGTCTACCGCCGCCTCGACGACGACTTCGCCGACCCGCTCGAGTTCCGGCCCGACTCGCTGCTCGGCGTCCCGGGGCTCGTGCGCGCCTACCGGGCGGGCACCGTCGCCGTCGCCAACGCCTTCGGGACGGGCGTCGCCGACGACAAGGCGATCTACCACTACGTCCCGGCGATGATCCGCTTCTACCTCGGCGAGGAGCCGATCCTCGACAACGTCGAGACCTACCTCATGAGCGATCGCGCGGCGCGCGAGCACGCGCTGTCGCGGATGGACGAGCTCGTCTTCAAGCCCACGGGGGAGAGCGGCGGCAAGGGCGTCTTCATCGGCCCGCAGACCGAGCCCGACGTGCTCGCCGGCCTCGCCGACGTCGTGCGCGCCCAGCCCGACCGCTGGATCGCGCAGGAGGTGGTCCAGCTCTCGACCGTCCCCACCGCCGGCCCGGACGGGCGGATCGCCCCGCGCCACGTCGACCTGCGCCCGTTCGCGGTCTTCGGCGAGGGCATCACGATCGTCCCCGGCGGCCTGACCCGCGTCGCCATGGTCGAGGGCTCGATGGTCGTCAACAGCTCGCGCGGCGGTGGGTCCAAGGACACCTGGGTGCTCGAGCCGGGCGACCGGCCCGGGCCGCGGCCCGCCGACGAGCTGCCCCCGCCGGTCGTCCCGCTGCCCGGCCTGCGCCAGGGCTCGGACTGGACCGGCCAGCAACAGCAGCAGCAGCAGGGTCGCGGCTGA
- a CDS encoding alpha-E domain-containing protein: protein MLARIAHELFWLGRNITRAEHTARMLDGVFQADLQARPSGPTGVAFGWRSILATMGVDPGTAPVRRDDVLRRLTLDRDEPASIVSCVERSREQARTVRDVISAEMWESLNTTHLRLRDGDMEGRLATSPYAVLRDVRERCALFWGLMQRTMLRDEARSFLVAGGRIESADMVLRMLRVALPGDEVSSSDGQALALLQAVGGFQAFRRAVPAPANARPVMRFLVYEAAYPDSVAASIAGAQVQLEVADHAPRSSEPVLRLSRLGADLELRARSTEGDDLAAVCAGVQAELAAVDRDIAERYFAGAAPLGVVSTV, encoded by the coding sequence ATGCTCGCCCGCATCGCCCACGAGCTCTTCTGGCTCGGGCGCAACATCACGCGTGCCGAGCACACCGCGCGGATGCTCGACGGCGTCTTCCAGGCCGACCTCCAGGCCCGGCCGTCCGGCCCGACCGGCGTCGCCTTCGGCTGGCGCTCGATCCTCGCGACGATGGGCGTCGACCCCGGCACGGCCCCCGTGCGCCGCGACGACGTCCTGCGCCGCCTGACCCTCGACCGCGACGAGCCCGCGTCGATCGTCTCGTGCGTCGAGCGCTCGCGCGAGCAGGCGCGCACCGTGCGCGACGTCATCAGCGCCGAGATGTGGGAGTCGCTGAACACGACGCACCTGCGCCTGCGCGACGGCGACATGGAGGGCCGGCTGGCCACCAGCCCCTACGCGGTGCTGCGCGACGTCCGCGAGCGCTGCGCGCTCTTCTGGGGCCTCATGCAGCGCACGATGCTGCGCGACGAGGCCCGCTCGTTCCTCGTGGCCGGCGGGCGCATCGAGTCGGCCGACATGGTCCTGCGGATGCTGCGCGTGGCGCTGCCCGGCGACGAGGTGAGCTCGAGCGACGGCCAGGCCCTCGCGCTGCTGCAGGCCGTCGGCGGCTTCCAGGCCTTCCGCCGCGCCGTGCCCGCGCCCGCCAACGCCCGGCCGGTCATGCGCTTCCTGGTCTACGAGGCCGCCTACCCCGACAGCGTCGCCGCGTCGATCGCCGGCGCCCAGGTGCAGCTCGAGGTCGCCGACCACGCGCCGCGCTCCTCCGAGCCGGTGCTGCGCCTGAGCCGGCTGGGGGCCGACCTCGAGCTGCGCGCCCGCTCCACCGAGGGCGACGACCTCGCCGCGGTCTGCGCCGGCGTGCAGGCCGAGCTGGCCGCCGTCGACCGCGACATCGCCGAGCGCTACTTCGCCGGCGCCGCGCCGCTGGGCGTGGTGAGCACCGTCTGA
- a CDS encoding transglutaminase family protein translates to MHVQLHYRTEYRYASPVSDNLNALRVRPATTSTQRCDDFHVRLDPEARLHRHVDYFGTEVVEFGIAKPHDHLCIDVQARVVTSEPPDPPDARWDGLTAPAYLEAAGEFLLPEADEPEGGPLGDLVAAARASTPLAAVRLLCELVPDRFAYRPGVTYVGTTVAEFLETGAGVCQDFVHVSLLVLRRLGIGARYVSGYLWSAPEDGGDDSVEVQTHAWLEALLPPDRGGEPVWVGADPTNRRLAGETHVKIGHGRRYADVPPIKGVYRGAAAAELHAHVQMTRLDRQAGARA, encoded by the coding sequence ATGCACGTCCAGCTGCACTACCGCACCGAGTACCGGTACGCCTCGCCGGTCAGCGACAACCTCAACGCGCTGCGGGTGCGCCCGGCGACGACGTCGACCCAGCGCTGCGACGACTTCCACGTGCGCCTGGACCCCGAGGCCCGGCTGCACCGCCACGTCGACTACTTCGGCACGGAGGTCGTCGAGTTCGGGATCGCCAAGCCTCACGACCACCTCTGCATCGACGTGCAGGCGCGCGTGGTCACCTCCGAGCCGCCCGACCCGCCCGACGCCCGCTGGGACGGCCTGACCGCGCCCGCCTACCTCGAGGCCGCCGGCGAGTTCCTGCTCCCGGAGGCCGACGAGCCCGAGGGCGGGCCGCTGGGCGACCTGGTCGCCGCGGCCCGCGCGAGCACGCCCCTGGCCGCGGTGCGCCTGCTGTGCGAGCTCGTCCCGGATCGCTTCGCCTACCGCCCCGGCGTGACGTACGTCGGGACGACGGTCGCCGAGTTCCTCGAGACCGGCGCCGGCGTCTGCCAGGACTTCGTCCACGTCTCGCTGCTCGTCCTGCGCCGGCTCGGGATCGGCGCCCGCTACGTGTCGGGCTACCTGTGGTCGGCGCCGGAGGACGGCGGGGACGACTCGGTCGAGGTGCAGACCCACGCGTGGCTCGAGGCGCTGCTGCCGCCCGACCGCGGCGGCGAGCCGGTCTGGGTCGGCGCCGACCCCACGAACCGCCGGCTGGCGGGCGAGACGCACGTCAAGATCGGCCACGGACGGCGCTACGCCGACGTCCCGCCGATCAAGGGCGTGTACCGCGGCGCGGCCGCCGCGGAGCTCCACGCCCACGTGCAGATGACCCGCCTGGACCGCCAGGCGGGGGCGCGCGCGTAG
- the rpmG gene encoding 50S ribosomal protein L33 has protein sequence MARGDVRIAVTLACEECKRRNYQTNKSKRNNPDRISLRKYCRWCRSHTSHRETR, from the coding sequence ATGGCCCGTGGCGACGTCCGCATCGCTGTCACCCTCGCGTGTGAGGAGTGCAAGCGGCGCAACTACCAGACGAACAAGAGCAAGCGCAACAACCCCGACCGCATCAGCCTGCGCAAGTACTGCCGCTGGTGCCGGTCGCACACCAGCCACCGGGAGACCCGCTAG
- the secE gene encoding preprotein translocase subunit SecE, producing MASDERTDREDDNPGPAPSEPHRENVPGELDHASAEVDQAEASIVRGADGVVADPSVPGGARSIDDLDDEDDEDGRQLDRSAAPGAPTTGGGLRVWNFFKACWAELQRVQWPDRRQVGQATAVVIGFVIVAGLYLGVADRLAQELVDLII from the coding sequence GTGGCCTCTGACGAGCGCACCGACCGCGAGGACGACAACCCGGGGCCGGCTCCGAGCGAGCCGCACCGCGAGAACGTCCCCGGCGAGCTGGACCACGCCTCCGCCGAGGTCGACCAGGCCGAGGCCTCGATCGTCCGCGGAGCGGACGGCGTGGTCGCCGACCCGTCGGTCCCCGGCGGCGCGCGGTCCATCGACGACCTCGACGACGAGGACGACGAGGACGGCCGTCAGCTCGACCGCAGCGCCGCGCCCGGCGCCCCGACCACCGGCGGCGGCCTGCGCGTCTGGAACTTCTTCAAGGCCTGCTGGGCCGAGCTCCAGCGCGTCCAGTGGCCCGACCGCCGTCAGGTCGGCCAGGCCACGGCCGTCGTCATCGGCTTCGTCATCGTGGCCGGCCTGTACCTCGGGGTCGCCGATCGGCTCGCGCAGGAGCTGGTCGACCTCATCATCTGA
- the nusG gene encoding transcription termination/antitermination protein NusG: protein MYRWYVVNTYSGHENKVKQNLEHRASSLGQRQRIRQVVVPTETVSEMKDGQKVSKEQRTMPGYVLVNMDLDEAAWQVVKGTPGVTGFVGASNEPVPLTQPEVDRLLHREVAQRVTTKAQFSIGESVKVVSGPLSDFSGEISEINQDAQKLKVLVSIFGRETPVEVGFDQVKKI, encoded by the coding sequence ATGTACCGCTGGTACGTCGTCAACACCTACTCCGGCCACGAGAACAAGGTCAAGCAGAACCTGGAGCACCGCGCGTCCTCGCTCGGGCAGCGTCAGCGCATCCGCCAGGTCGTCGTGCCGACCGAGACCGTCTCGGAGATGAAGGACGGCCAGAAGGTCTCCAAGGAGCAGCGGACCATGCCCGGCTACGTGCTGGTGAACATGGACCTGGACGAGGCGGCCTGGCAGGTCGTCAAGGGCACCCCGGGCGTCACCGGCTTCGTCGGCGCGTCCAACGAGCCCGTCCCGCTCACCCAGCCCGAGGTGGACCGCCTGCTGCACCGCGAGGTCGCGCAGCGCGTCACCACGAAGGCCCAGTTCTCGATCGGCGAGAGCGTCAAGGTCGTGTCCGGCCCGCTCTCGGACTTCTCCGGCGAGATCTCCGAGATCAACCAGGACGCCCAGAAGCTCAAGGTCCTGGTCTCCATCTTCGGCCGCGAGACCCCGGTCGAGGTGGGCTTCGACCAGGTCAAGAAGATCTAG
- the rplK gene encoding 50S ribosomal protein L11 yields MAKKVLTQIKLQAVGGQASPAPPVGPALGQHGINIMEFCKAFNAQTQQDSGTVIPVVITVYEDRSFTFITKTPPAAVLIKQAAGIEKGSGEPHREKVARLTQDQVRQIAEKKLQDLNAHDVDQAAKIIAGTARSMGVEVEA; encoded by the coding sequence ATGGCGAAGAAGGTCCTCACCCAGATCAAGCTGCAGGCCGTCGGCGGCCAGGCCAGCCCGGCTCCGCCGGTCGGCCCCGCCCTGGGCCAGCACGGCATCAACATCATGGAGTTCTGCAAGGCGTTCAACGCGCAGACGCAGCAGGACTCCGGGACCGTCATCCCGGTCGTCATCACGGTCTACGAGGACCGGTCGTTCACCTTCATCACGAAGACGCCGCCGGCCGCCGTCCTCATCAAGCAGGCCGCGGGGATCGAGAAGGGCTCGGGCGAGCCGCACCGCGAGAAGGTCGCGAGGCTCACCCAGGACCAGGTCCGGCAGATCGCCGAGAAGAAGCTGCAGGACCTCAACGCGCACGACGTCGACCAGGCGGCGAAGATCATCGCCGGGACCGCCCGCAGCATGGGCGTGGAGGTGGAGGCCTGA
- the rplA gene encoding 50S ribosomal protein L1 codes for MAKHGKGYVESLQQVDREREYQPAEALALVKALKKAKFDESVEVHIRTGLNVRHADEQLRGTIALPNGLGKDVTIAVFAKGDKAKEAEEAGADVVGADDLAKRIEDGFTDFDVAIATPDMMPVVGRLGRILGPQGKMPNPKVGTVTMDVRKAVEESKSGKVEYRTDRTAIVHLTIGKTSFEDQALLENYAAVIDELVRAKPSAAKGKYLRTITVASTMGPGVKVDPTRTRDILGEGTTAQAA; via the coding sequence ATGGCCAAGCACGGCAAGGGCTACGTCGAGTCCCTGCAGCAGGTGGACCGCGAGCGCGAGTACCAGCCCGCCGAGGCGCTGGCGCTCGTCAAGGCCCTCAAGAAGGCCAAGTTCGACGAGTCCGTCGAGGTCCACATCCGCACGGGCCTGAACGTCCGCCACGCCGACGAGCAGCTGCGCGGCACCATCGCGCTGCCCAACGGCCTGGGCAAGGACGTCACGATCGCCGTCTTCGCCAAGGGCGACAAGGCCAAGGAGGCCGAGGAGGCCGGCGCGGACGTCGTCGGCGCCGACGACCTCGCCAAGCGCATCGAGGACGGCTTCACCGACTTCGACGTCGCGATCGCGACGCCGGACATGATGCCGGTGGTCGGCCGCCTCGGCCGCATCCTCGGCCCGCAGGGCAAGATGCCCAACCCGAAGGTCGGCACGGTCACCATGGACGTCCGCAAGGCCGTCGAGGAGTCCAAGTCCGGCAAGGTCGAGTACCGCACCGACCGGACCGCCATCGTGCACCTCACGATCGGCAAGACGTCCTTCGAGGACCAGGCCCTGCTCGAGAACTACGCCGCCGTCATCGACGAGCTCGTCCGTGCGAAGCCGTCGGCGGCCAAGGGGAAGTACCTGCGCACGATCACCGTGGCTTCGACCATGGGCCCGGGCGTGAAGGTCGATCCCACCCGAACCCGCGACATCCTCGGGGAGGGCACGACCGCTCAGGCGGCGTAG
- the rplJ gene encoding 50S ribosomal protein L10: MNREQKATAIAEIAEQIRESEAVFAVDYRGITVTGAGEVRAQLRGADATFRVVKNTLTERAADEVGAEALKPLLQGPTALTFVRGDVAAAAKAIADYQRSNDLLAFKGGVMNGDALDPAQIAAIAKLPSREVLYGQLVGVVASPITGLARGLNGLLSGLAVALGGVLEKKESGEIGAGGTDSDAPAASAAADTTEPAAEAADAEAAPATSDDTTDQDAEAPEPAASPEEPAEGAPDTTETQED; the protein is encoded by the coding sequence ATGAACAGGGAGCAGAAAGCCACGGCGATCGCCGAGATCGCCGAGCAGATCCGGGAGTCCGAGGCGGTCTTCGCCGTGGACTACCGCGGGATCACCGTCACCGGCGCCGGTGAGGTCCGCGCACAGCTGCGCGGGGCCGACGCGACGTTCCGCGTCGTCAAGAACACGCTGACCGAGCGTGCCGCTGACGAGGTGGGCGCCGAGGCCCTGAAGCCGCTGCTGCAGGGCCCGACCGCGCTGACGTTCGTCCGTGGCGACGTCGCGGCGGCCGCGAAGGCCATCGCCGACTACCAGCGCTCGAACGACCTCCTCGCCTTCAAGGGCGGCGTCATGAACGGCGACGCCCTCGACCCGGCGCAGATCGCCGCGATCGCGAAGCTGCCGTCCCGCGAGGTGCTCTACGGGCAGCTCGTCGGCGTCGTCGCCTCGCCGATCACCGGCCTGGCCCGCGGCCTCAACGGCCTGCTCTCGGGCCTCGCGGTGGCGCTCGGCGGCGTGCTCGAGAAGAAGGAGAGCGGCGAGATCGGGGCGGGCGGGACCGATTCCGACGCGCCTGCCGCGTCCGCTGCTGCTGACACGACTGAGCCGGCGGCCGAGGCCGCCGACGCCGAGGCCGCGCCCGCGACCTCGGACGACACCACCGACCAGGACGCGGAGGCCCCTGAGCCCGCTGCGTCGCCGGAGGAGCCCGCCGAGGGCGCCCCCGACACCACCGAGACCCAGGAGGACTAG
- the rplL gene encoding 50S ribosomal protein L7/L12, protein MATSTQEWIDELKSISVLELSERIKALEEEFGVSATAVAAAAPAAGGGGGGDAGGAEEASTTVDVVLTGAGDKKIQVIKVVRAATGLGLKEAKALVDEAPKPVKEGIERDEAEKLKGELEEAGATVELK, encoded by the coding sequence ATGGCCACCAGCACCCAGGAGTGGATCGACGAGCTCAAGAGCATCTCCGTGCTCGAGCTCAGCGAGCGCATCAAGGCGCTCGAGGAGGAGTTCGGCGTGTCGGCGACGGCCGTCGCGGCGGCGGCCCCGGCCGCCGGCGGCGGTGGCGGCGGCGACGCCGGCGGCGCCGAGGAGGCCAGCACGACGGTCGACGTCGTCCTGACCGGCGCCGGCGACAAGAAGATCCAGGTCATCAAGGTCGTCCGCGCGGCCACCGGCCTGGGCCTCAAGGAGGCCAAGGCCCTCGTCGACGAGGCCCCGAAGCCCGTCAAGGAGGGCATCGAGCGCGACGAGGCCGAGAAGCTCAAGGGCGAGCTCGAGGAGGCCGGCGCCACCGTCGAGCTCAAGTAG